A window of Sphingobacterium sp. SRCM116780 contains these coding sequences:
- a CDS encoding SMI1/KNR4 family protein, translated as MLKELELIDFIVQTGQEEKLNQTILDRYPNLPNDYLTFLADIKYCATQDEKSWFNTIGDFNDTTDSGFRWNEFEIMILDTYEDETEEDMETEETNKITAFWDKHIPFLMSCRNFYCYFAICLLADNYGQIVYGSEPEFEETEIVSNDFSDFMTKLTTKTLDKKYLEQIV; from the coding sequence ATGTTAAAAGAATTAGAACTTATAGACTTTATTGTTCAGACAGGACAAGAAGAGAAATTAAACCAAACAATTTTAGACCGTTACCCCAACTTACCAAATGACTATTTGACTTTTTTGGCAGATATTAAATATTGTGCAACCCAAGACGAAAAATCATGGTTTAACACCATTGGAGATTTTAATGATACGACTGATAGTGGATTTCGATGGAATGAATTTGAAATCATGATTCTGGATACCTACGAAGATGAAACGGAAGAAGATATGGAAACAGAAGAGACAAATAAGATCACTGCATTTTGGGACAAACATATTCCATTTTTAATGTCTTGTCGGAACTTCTATTGCTATTTTGCAATTTGTTTACTTGCTGACAACTATGGACAGATAGTCTATGGAAGCGAACCTGAATTTGAAGAAACAGAAATCGTTTCAAATGACTTTTCAGACTTTATGACCAAATTAACAACGAAAACATTGGACAAAAAGTATTTAGAACAAATCGTCTGA